A single window of Neospora caninum Liverpool complete genome, chromosome XII DNA harbors:
- a CDS encoding putative protein disulfide isomerase, whose product MTRQLKAVVLALPSRSRQLFVNFSFLLVACFIGCVIITFHGLDIRPSGEAGATSSPRVLGAEAAVKRKRVLHAVRDPATGKVIYPEKKFLSEKTKTAASPASNAPPIRQLDKASFSSFLDERGQVLVYFYGDERCTKCKATGPEIDDINSGLAKYFFSTSLAQVDVSKHPELAQDQDIAQVPALVFYGEGSKGVPEQYRGKLRANRVFDWLRRQDGSFYRDLVVVRRHQKAPMSVEDEERILKKAAANSPFTTVIAYTVPGSPKDKLIKDIAHEGDAMRGTLFHFIPVTDFRKSKIEIYKAKLSETCIDVDNLAKTKALATILYDATTSDYQEYVDVLLQHARDMKDKLVFTFANQRDSKEMLQFMGFDSGWPTLMITETAEQGRKNVLKAGSYTFSAGPKKFVLKGPFNWGAFDQFFKNFANKRLPAAFRSNLPPVRSAEHEEAAIQDMCHYSLKTALRGLGKWIFVLYYDEKGCSACAEAMKVFVTVGKRVKKWTVKDVMVARYPSDLNDPIDPAATLPRPMLIAYPPDGDKLEKHIVYEGEFVEELVIEFMKGEIRKRWKRAEL is encoded by the exons ATGACTAGGCAGCTTAAAGCAGTTGTACTCGCCCTGCCCAGCAGGTCGCGACAACTCTTTGTGAATTTTAGTTTTCTGCTAGTAGCATGTTTCATTGGCTGCGTTATTATCACCTTCCATGGCTTGGATATCCGTCCCTCTGGCGAGGCCGGCGCCACGTCCTCACCTAGGGTTCTTGGGGCCGAGGCGGCCGTGAAGAGGAAACGTGTGTTACATGCAGTACGTGACCCAGCAACAGGAAAAGTGATTTATCCAGAGAAGAAGTTTCTttcagagaagacaaagacagcAGCCAGTCCAGCATCGAATGCACCTCCAATACGTCAGTTGGACAaggcctcgttctcttcgttcttAGACGAACGTGGTCAGGTTCTCGTTTACTTCTACGGCGACGAAAG GTGCACGAAGTGTAAGGCGACTGGCCCTGAAATCGATGACATAAACAGTGGATTGGCGAAGTACTTTTTCTCTACCTCTCTGGCTCAAGTGGATGTGTCGAAGCACCCGGAGCTGGCGCAAGATCAAGATATCGCGCAAGTTCCTGCCCTCGTTTTCTACGGAGAAGGATCAAAGGGCGTGCCAGAGCAGTACCGCGGCAAGCTGAGGGCTAACCGAGTCTTCGACTGG CTGAGGCGGCAAGATGGATCATTCTACAGAGATCTGGTGGTCGTGCGTCGCCACCAGAAAGCCCCGATGTCAGtagaagatgaagagaggaTTCTTAAAAAGGCAGCGGCGAATTCGCCCTTCACGACCGTGATCGCATACACTGTGCCAGGCAGTCCGAAGGACAAACTGATCAAGGATATCGCCCATGAAGGAGACGCGATGCGTGGAACCCTCTTCCACTTCATACCCGTAACGGATTTCAGAAAGAGCAAGATCGAGATCTACAAAGCAAAGCTC TCCGAAACCTGTATTG ATGTCGACAATCTCGCAAAGACAAAAGCCCTTGCGACGATTCTGTACGATGCGACGACGAGCGACTACCAGGAGTATGTGGACGTGCTGCTCCAGCATGCGCGCGACATGAAAGACAAA TTGGTGTTCACGTTCGCGAATCAGCGCGACTCAAAGGAGATGCTGCAGTTCATGGGTTTCGACTCGGGCTGGCCCACGCTCATGATCACGGAGACTGCGGAGCAGGGCCGGAAAAATGTGCTGAAGGCAGGAAGTTACACTTTTTCCGCGGGCCCCAAAAAGTTCGTCCTCAAAGGACCCTTCAACTGGGGAGCGTTCGA TCAATTCTTCAAAAACTTCGCAAACAAGAGACTACCTGCGGCTTTCCGATCGAACTTGCCTCCCGTGCGCTCGGCTGAGCACGAAGAAGCTGCAATTCAGGACATGTGCCATTACAGCCTGAAGACTGCGCTGCGCGGTCTCGGCAAGTGGATCTTTGTACTCTATTACGACGAGAAAGG ATGCTCTGCCTGCGCAGAGGCAATGAAGGTGTTTGTGACTGTAGGGAAGCGCGTGAAAAAGTGGACAGTG AAGGATGTCATGGTGGCGAGATATCCCTCGGATTTAAATGACCCAATCGACCCTGCCGCTACCCTCCCACGGCCCATGCTCATTGCCTATCCTCCAG ACGGGGACAAGCTGGAAAAACATATTGTGTATGAGGGAGAATTCGTTGAAGAACTGGTTATTGAGTTCATGAAGGGAGAAATCCGCAAAAGATGGAAGCGCGCTGAGCTCTGA